The Juglans microcarpa x Juglans regia isolate MS1-56 chromosome 2S, Jm3101_v1.0, whole genome shotgun sequence genome has a window encoding:
- the LOC121252572 gene encoding carnosine N-methyltransferase-like isoform X1 yields the protein MSMPRVEEDDGEQRRRRKLEEALEVKSLRRIISAYLNYPDAAEEDVKRYERSYKRLPPAHKALLLHYPLKFQRIRRCISTNSFFIFSMLQAFEPPLDMSQDVDICEDGHLENALNDHFFSGERNVSSYQSTSTSGSLCFTKSDQACFGEESNAMCESVKGTVTIEEMKIDGNCDSVTGRHPPGFKHDEQIDACGGNEITNSNGNVSSLSHEWLDPSFQLNVPLVDVDKVRCIVRNLVRDWAAEGQKERDQCYKPILEELDVLFCNREKDNPPTCLVPGAGLGRLALEISCLGFICQGNEFSYYMMICSSFILNHSQSTGEWTIYPWVHSNCNSLSDSDQLRPVLIPDIHPASAGITEGFSMCGGDFVEVYSDPSQVGVWDVVVTCFFIDTAHNIIEYIEIISRILKDGGVWINMGPLLYHFADMYGQEDEMSIELSLEDVKRIALHYGFHFENEKTIETTYTTNPRSMMQNRYYAAFWTMRKKTITKEQHTS from the exons ATGTCAATGCCGCGAGTAGAGGAGGACGATGGGGAACAGCGTCGTCGTCGGAAGCTTGAAGAAGCCCTTGAAGTCAAATCCCTCAGGCGCATCATCAGCGCCTACCTCAA CTATCCAGATGCTGCAGAAGAAGATGTCAAAAGATATGAAAGATCTTACAAAAGGCTACCACCTGCCCATAAG GCTTTACTGTTGCATTACCCTTTAAAGTTTCAAAGAATAAGACG GTGTATTTCTACtaattcatttttcatattcagCATGCTTCAG GCATTTGAACCTCCGCTTGATATGAGTCAAGATGTAGATATTTGTGAAGACGGGCATCTTGAAAATGCTCTGAATGACCATTTCTTCTCGGGAGAAAGGAATGTTAGCTCCTATCAATCCACATCAACAAGTGGAAGCTTGTGTTTCACCAAATCTGACCAAGCCTGTTTTGGGGAAGAAAGCAATGCCATGTGCGAGTCAGTGAAAGGGACAGTTACCATTGAG GAGATGAAAATTGACGGTAATTGCGACTCGGTTACTGGAAGGCATCCTCCAGGCTTCAAACATGATGAACAGATAGATGCATGTGGTGGAAATGAGATCACTAATTCCAATGGAAAT GTGTCTTCGTTGTCTCATGAGTGGTTGGATCCATCATTTCAGTTGAATGTTCCTTTAGTTGATGTTGATAAG GTTCGTTGTATAGTAAGGAATCTAGTTAGAGACTGGGCAGCAGAG GGACAGAAGGAACGTGATCAGTGCTACAAGCCTATTCTTGAAGAGCTTGATGTCCTATTCTGTAATCGCGAGAAGGACAA TCCTCCTACCTGTTTGGTTCCTGGAGCTGGACTTGGCCGGCTGGCTTTGGAGATTTCATGTCTAG GTTTTATATGCCAGGGAAATGAGTTCTCATACTACATGATGATATGCTCGAGTTTTATTCTTAATCA TTCACAGAGCACTGGAGAGTGGACAATATACCCTTGGGTCCACAGCAATTGCAATTCACTTTCAGATAGTGACCAACTTCGTCCTGTTTTAATACCAGACATCCATCCAGCTAG TGCAGGAATTACAGAAGGCTTTTCCATGTGTGGCGGTGACTTTGTTGAGGTTTACAGTGATCCAAGTCAAGTAG GAGTCTGGGATGTGGTTGTAACCTGTTTCTTTATTGATACGGCTCACAACATTATTGAATACATTGAAATCATATCAAGAATATTGAAAGATGGTGGA GTTTGGATAAATATGGGTCCTCTACTATATCACTTTGCAGACATGTACGGGCAAGAAGAT GAAATGTCCATTGAACTAAGTTTGGAAGATGTGAAGAGGATAGCATTGCATTATGGATTTCACTTTGAG AATGAAAAGACCATTGAGACAACCTACACTACAAATCCCAGATCAATGATGCAA
- the LOC121252572 gene encoding carnosine N-methyltransferase-like isoform X2, protein MSMPRVEEDDGEQRRRRKLEEALEVKSLRRIISAYLNYPDAAEEDVKRYERSYKRLPPAHKALLLHYPLKFQRIRRMLQAFEPPLDMSQDVDICEDGHLENALNDHFFSGERNVSSYQSTSTSGSLCFTKSDQACFGEESNAMCESVKGTVTIEEMKIDGNCDSVTGRHPPGFKHDEQIDACGGNEITNSNGNVSSLSHEWLDPSFQLNVPLVDVDKVRCIVRNLVRDWAAEGQKERDQCYKPILEELDVLFCNREKDNPPTCLVPGAGLGRLALEISCLGFICQGNEFSYYMMICSSFILNHSQSTGEWTIYPWVHSNCNSLSDSDQLRPVLIPDIHPASAGITEGFSMCGGDFVEVYSDPSQVGVWDVVVTCFFIDTAHNIIEYIEIISRILKDGGVWINMGPLLYHFADMYGQEDEMSIELSLEDVKRIALHYGFHFENEKTIETTYTTNPRSMMQNRYYAAFWTMRKKTITKEQHTS, encoded by the exons ATGTCAATGCCGCGAGTAGAGGAGGACGATGGGGAACAGCGTCGTCGTCGGAAGCTTGAAGAAGCCCTTGAAGTCAAATCCCTCAGGCGCATCATCAGCGCCTACCTCAA CTATCCAGATGCTGCAGAAGAAGATGTCAAAAGATATGAAAGATCTTACAAAAGGCTACCACCTGCCCATAAG GCTTTACTGTTGCATTACCCTTTAAAGTTTCAAAGAATAAGACG CATGCTTCAG GCATTTGAACCTCCGCTTGATATGAGTCAAGATGTAGATATTTGTGAAGACGGGCATCTTGAAAATGCTCTGAATGACCATTTCTTCTCGGGAGAAAGGAATGTTAGCTCCTATCAATCCACATCAACAAGTGGAAGCTTGTGTTTCACCAAATCTGACCAAGCCTGTTTTGGGGAAGAAAGCAATGCCATGTGCGAGTCAGTGAAAGGGACAGTTACCATTGAG GAGATGAAAATTGACGGTAATTGCGACTCGGTTACTGGAAGGCATCCTCCAGGCTTCAAACATGATGAACAGATAGATGCATGTGGTGGAAATGAGATCACTAATTCCAATGGAAAT GTGTCTTCGTTGTCTCATGAGTGGTTGGATCCATCATTTCAGTTGAATGTTCCTTTAGTTGATGTTGATAAG GTTCGTTGTATAGTAAGGAATCTAGTTAGAGACTGGGCAGCAGAG GGACAGAAGGAACGTGATCAGTGCTACAAGCCTATTCTTGAAGAGCTTGATGTCCTATTCTGTAATCGCGAGAAGGACAA TCCTCCTACCTGTTTGGTTCCTGGAGCTGGACTTGGCCGGCTGGCTTTGGAGATTTCATGTCTAG GTTTTATATGCCAGGGAAATGAGTTCTCATACTACATGATGATATGCTCGAGTTTTATTCTTAATCA TTCACAGAGCACTGGAGAGTGGACAATATACCCTTGGGTCCACAGCAATTGCAATTCACTTTCAGATAGTGACCAACTTCGTCCTGTTTTAATACCAGACATCCATCCAGCTAG TGCAGGAATTACAGAAGGCTTTTCCATGTGTGGCGGTGACTTTGTTGAGGTTTACAGTGATCCAAGTCAAGTAG GAGTCTGGGATGTGGTTGTAACCTGTTTCTTTATTGATACGGCTCACAACATTATTGAATACATTGAAATCATATCAAGAATATTGAAAGATGGTGGA GTTTGGATAAATATGGGTCCTCTACTATATCACTTTGCAGACATGTACGGGCAAGAAGAT GAAATGTCCATTGAACTAAGTTTGGAAGATGTGAAGAGGATAGCATTGCATTATGGATTTCACTTTGAG AATGAAAAGACCATTGAGACAACCTACACTACAAATCCCAGATCAATGATGCAA